Proteins encoded within one genomic window of Neodiprion fabricii isolate iyNeoFabr1 chromosome 6, iyNeoFabr1.1, whole genome shotgun sequence:
- the LOC124184282 gene encoding GRB2-associated-binding protein 2 isoform X2, with protein MDTLKTSQEIVHEGWLIKSPPLKLWKARWRKRWFALRHSGELPGQYFLEYYTDRRCRKLKGRIDLDQCEQVDAGLRFENRKQKYQFMFDVKTPKRTYYLVAESEADMNKWVDAVCQVCGLKAYTQDDEPHCQIFPFEPQESPPISPTSTISGPYIPISECISGRSLNDTSSLSSALGQNTEQYYDAPRKLAPSPPRSPTTTDAESVFTDDEWTSPVPSVNWETFPSSREARPSNVSGDAEIGSWSVMKRFGKLQIVDSVTPPAVEKIPAPPRPPKPPHMVPENFGHNYLNLDGAAESSKPTTPATPAPSTPATAIVTDETYDFPRSHQPGSNADPNTNTAGRPGRHCYSNAAPTNSDGHVFRYDFHEDEPSSPRSESSTTATYSNLPSPLTRDSSSVVPSLMPPPPPVVYRDLKPGRRTSDSTSIISNEPSPGPVLSVPESSSTEHSPAEPPSINRKLKPSLTKPPIDGPLQLASPPGKGRIRAAPSPTPPTHSQSIRRQSTSDEDNNTCDDKEEIYYFQDQNTFIPASHRSFEVLQYLDLDLQGSFVSSPLPPAQSPPSTTVYKTVDFLKTEAFNRTRQLVEEERAQCTAELT; from the exons ATGGATACGCTCAAAACAAGCCAAGAAATCGTCCACGAAGGCTGGCTCATAAAATCGCCACCCTTAAAATTGTGGAAAGCG AGATGGCGAAAGCGTTGGTTCGCGCTCCGTCACAGCGGAGAATTGCCTGGACAATATTTCTTGGAATATTACACAGACAGACGTTGCAGAAAGCTCAAGGGCCGCATAGATTTGGATCAATGCGAGcag GTGGATGCTGGCTTgagatttgaaaatcgaaagcaGAAATATCAGTTCATGTTCGACGTGAAGACTCCGAAAAGAACTTACTACCTGGTGGCAGAGAGCGAAGCTGACATGAACAAGTGGGTTGATGCAGTATGCCAGGTTTGCGGTTTGAAAGCTTACACACAGGATGATGAGCCGCACTGTCAAA TATTTCCATTCGAGCCTCAAGAGTCGCCTCCGATCTCACCAACCAGTACTATATCTGGACCCTACATTCCAATCAGTGAATGCATTTCTGGCCGCTCCTTGAACGACACAAGCTCTCTTAGTTCTGCCCTGGGACAGAATACAGAACAATATTATGATGCCCCAAGAAAGTTGGCTCCCTCTCCACCCAGATCTCCGACTACAACTGATGCAGAAAGTGTATTTACTGACGATGAATGGACTTCTCCAGTTCCTAGTGTTAATTGGGAGACATTTCCTTCGTCTC GTGAAGCTAGACCAAGCAACGTATCAGGAGATGCAGAGATTGGATCTTGGAGCGTAATGAAAAGATTTGGAAAGCTTCAGATCGTAGATTCAGTGACACCTCCGGCTGTGGAAAAGATACCAGCACCTCCACGACCTCCAAAACCTCCCCATATGGTGCCAGAGAACTTTGGtcataattatttgaatcTTGATGGTGCGGCGGAAAGTTCCAAGCCCACGACTCCTGCCACTCCCGCTCCATCTACTCCGGCTACAGCAATTGTGACCGATGAAACTTACGACTTTCCTCGATCCCATCAGCCAGGATCGAATGCGGATCCAAACACAAATACCGCGGGTCGACCAGGCAGGCATTGCTATTCCAATGCTGCGCCTACAAACTCCGATGGGCACGTTTTTCGATACGATTTTCACGAAGACGAACCATCTAGCCCACGTTCCGAATCATCAACAACGGCAACGTACTCAAACTTGCCTAGTCCTCTAACTAGAGACTCATCGAGCGTTGTACCATCCCTAATGCCTCCACCACCTCCAGTTGTTTACAGAGACTTGAAGCCAGGTAGAAGAACTAGTGATTCGACCTCAATTATTAGCAATGAACCATCACCTGGTCCTGTTCTATCAGTACCGGAATCAAGTTCAACCGAGCACTCACCAGCTGAGCCACCAAGTATTAACAGGAAACTCAAGCCATCTCTCACTAAACCACCTATCGATG GACCATTACAATTAGCATCGCCACCTGGTAAAGGCAGAATACGTGCGGCACCCAGTCCGACACCGCCAACTCACTCTCAGTCGATTCGACGTCAGTCGACGTCTGATGAGGATAACAATACGTGCGATGACAAAGAAGAG ATATATTACTTTCAAGATCAGAATACATTTATACCTGCCTCGCATCGTTCTTTCGAAGTTCTGCAATACTTGGACTTGGATCTGCAAGGAAGTTTTGTATCGTCCCCTTTGCCACCTGCCCAGTCACCCCCGAGTACAACAGTCTATAAGACTGTAGATTTTCTTAAAACTGAGGCCTTCAATCGAACCAGACAATTAGTAGAAGAAGAGAGAGCGCAATGTACAGCTGAACTTACGTAA
- the LOC124184282 gene encoding GRB2-associated-binding protein 2 isoform X3: MDTLKTSQEIVHEGWLIKSPPLKLWKARWRKRWFALRHSGELPGQYFLEYYTDRRCRKLKGRIDLDQCEQVDAGLRFENRKQKYQFMFDVKTPKRTYYLVAESEADMNKWVDAVCQVCGLKAYTQDDEPHCQIFPFEPQESPPISPTSTISGPYIPISECISGRSLNDTSSLSSALGQNTEQYYDAPRKLAPSPPRSPTTTDAESVFTDDEWTSPVPSVNWETFPSSPGEARPSNVSGDAEIGSWSVMKRFGKLQIVDSVTPPAVEKIPAPPRPPKPPHMVPENFGHNYLNLDGAAESSKPTTPATPAPSTPATAIVTDETYDFPRSHQPGSNADPNTNTAGRPGRHCYSNAAPTNSDGHVFRYDFHEDEPSSPRSESSTTATYSNLPSPLTRDSSSVVPSLMPPPPPVVYRDLKPGRRTSDSTSIISNEPSPGPVLSVPESSSTEHSPAEPPSINRKLKPSLTKPPIDGPLQLASPPGKGRIRAAPSPTPPTHSQSIRRQSTSDEDNNTCDDKEEIYYFQDQNTFIPASHRSFEVLQYLDLDLQGSFVSSPLPPAQSPPSTTVYKTVDFLKTEAFNRTRQLVEEERAQ, translated from the exons ATGGATACGCTCAAAACAAGCCAAGAAATCGTCCACGAAGGCTGGCTCATAAAATCGCCACCCTTAAAATTGTGGAAAGCG AGATGGCGAAAGCGTTGGTTCGCGCTCCGTCACAGCGGAGAATTGCCTGGACAATATTTCTTGGAATATTACACAGACAGACGTTGCAGAAAGCTCAAGGGCCGCATAGATTTGGATCAATGCGAGcag GTGGATGCTGGCTTgagatttgaaaatcgaaagcaGAAATATCAGTTCATGTTCGACGTGAAGACTCCGAAAAGAACTTACTACCTGGTGGCAGAGAGCGAAGCTGACATGAACAAGTGGGTTGATGCAGTATGCCAGGTTTGCGGTTTGAAAGCTTACACACAGGATGATGAGCCGCACTGTCAAA TATTTCCATTCGAGCCTCAAGAGTCGCCTCCGATCTCACCAACCAGTACTATATCTGGACCCTACATTCCAATCAGTGAATGCATTTCTGGCCGCTCCTTGAACGACACAAGCTCTCTTAGTTCTGCCCTGGGACAGAATACAGAACAATATTATGATGCCCCAAGAAAGTTGGCTCCCTCTCCACCCAGATCTCCGACTACAACTGATGCAGAAAGTGTATTTACTGACGATGAATGGACTTCTCCAGTTCCTAGTGTTAATTGGGAGACATTTCCTTCGTCTC cagGTGAAGCTAGACCAAGCAACGTATCAGGAGATGCAGAGATTGGATCTTGGAGCGTAATGAAAAGATTTGGAAAGCTTCAGATCGTAGATTCAGTGACACCTCCGGCTGTGGAAAAGATACCAGCACCTCCACGACCTCCAAAACCTCCCCATATGGTGCCAGAGAACTTTGGtcataattatttgaatcTTGATGGTGCGGCGGAAAGTTCCAAGCCCACGACTCCTGCCACTCCCGCTCCATCTACTCCGGCTACAGCAATTGTGACCGATGAAACTTACGACTTTCCTCGATCCCATCAGCCAGGATCGAATGCGGATCCAAACACAAATACCGCGGGTCGACCAGGCAGGCATTGCTATTCCAATGCTGCGCCTACAAACTCCGATGGGCACGTTTTTCGATACGATTTTCACGAAGACGAACCATCTAGCCCACGTTCCGAATCATCAACAACGGCAACGTACTCAAACTTGCCTAGTCCTCTAACTAGAGACTCATCGAGCGTTGTACCATCCCTAATGCCTCCACCACCTCCAGTTGTTTACAGAGACTTGAAGCCAGGTAGAAGAACTAGTGATTCGACCTCAATTATTAGCAATGAACCATCACCTGGTCCTGTTCTATCAGTACCGGAATCAAGTTCAACCGAGCACTCACCAGCTGAGCCACCAAGTATTAACAGGAAACTCAAGCCATCTCTCACTAAACCACCTATCGATG GACCATTACAATTAGCATCGCCACCTGGTAAAGGCAGAATACGTGCGGCACCCAGTCCGACACCGCCAACTCACTCTCAGTCGATTCGACGTCAGTCGACGTCTGATGAGGATAACAATACGTGCGATGACAAAGAAGAG ATATATTACTTTCAAGATCAGAATACATTTATACCTGCCTCGCATCGTTCTTTCGAAGTTCTGCAATACTTGGACTTGGATCTGCAAGGAAGTTTTGTATCGTCCCCTTTGCCACCTGCCCAGTCACCCCCGAGTACAACAGTCTATAAGACTGTAGATTTTCTTAAAACTGAGGCCTTCAATCGAACCAGACAATTAGTAGAAGAAGAGAGAGCGCAAT aa
- the LOC124184282 gene encoding GRB2-associated-binding protein 2 isoform X1, with protein sequence MDTLKTSQEIVHEGWLIKSPPLKLWKARWRKRWFALRHSGELPGQYFLEYYTDRRCRKLKGRIDLDQCEQVDAGLRFENRKQKYQFMFDVKTPKRTYYLVAESEADMNKWVDAVCQVCGLKAYTQDDEPHCQIFPFEPQESPPISPTSTISGPYIPISECISGRSLNDTSSLSSALGQNTEQYYDAPRKLAPSPPRSPTTTDAESVFTDDEWTSPVPSVNWETFPSSPGEARPSNVSGDAEIGSWSVMKRFGKLQIVDSVTPPAVEKIPAPPRPPKPPHMVPENFGHNYLNLDGAAESSKPTTPATPAPSTPATAIVTDETYDFPRSHQPGSNADPNTNTAGRPGRHCYSNAAPTNSDGHVFRYDFHEDEPSSPRSESSTTATYSNLPSPLTRDSSSVVPSLMPPPPPVVYRDLKPGRRTSDSTSIISNEPSPGPVLSVPESSSTEHSPAEPPSINRKLKPSLTKPPIDGPLQLASPPGKGRIRAAPSPTPPTHSQSIRRQSTSDEDNNTCDDKEEIYYFQDQNTFIPASHRSFEVLQYLDLDLQGSFVSSPLPPAQSPPSTTVYKTVDFLKTEAFNRTRQLVEEERAQCTAELT encoded by the exons ATGGATACGCTCAAAACAAGCCAAGAAATCGTCCACGAAGGCTGGCTCATAAAATCGCCACCCTTAAAATTGTGGAAAGCG AGATGGCGAAAGCGTTGGTTCGCGCTCCGTCACAGCGGAGAATTGCCTGGACAATATTTCTTGGAATATTACACAGACAGACGTTGCAGAAAGCTCAAGGGCCGCATAGATTTGGATCAATGCGAGcag GTGGATGCTGGCTTgagatttgaaaatcgaaagcaGAAATATCAGTTCATGTTCGACGTGAAGACTCCGAAAAGAACTTACTACCTGGTGGCAGAGAGCGAAGCTGACATGAACAAGTGGGTTGATGCAGTATGCCAGGTTTGCGGTTTGAAAGCTTACACACAGGATGATGAGCCGCACTGTCAAA TATTTCCATTCGAGCCTCAAGAGTCGCCTCCGATCTCACCAACCAGTACTATATCTGGACCCTACATTCCAATCAGTGAATGCATTTCTGGCCGCTCCTTGAACGACACAAGCTCTCTTAGTTCTGCCCTGGGACAGAATACAGAACAATATTATGATGCCCCAAGAAAGTTGGCTCCCTCTCCACCCAGATCTCCGACTACAACTGATGCAGAAAGTGTATTTACTGACGATGAATGGACTTCTCCAGTTCCTAGTGTTAATTGGGAGACATTTCCTTCGTCTC cagGTGAAGCTAGACCAAGCAACGTATCAGGAGATGCAGAGATTGGATCTTGGAGCGTAATGAAAAGATTTGGAAAGCTTCAGATCGTAGATTCAGTGACACCTCCGGCTGTGGAAAAGATACCAGCACCTCCACGACCTCCAAAACCTCCCCATATGGTGCCAGAGAACTTTGGtcataattatttgaatcTTGATGGTGCGGCGGAAAGTTCCAAGCCCACGACTCCTGCCACTCCCGCTCCATCTACTCCGGCTACAGCAATTGTGACCGATGAAACTTACGACTTTCCTCGATCCCATCAGCCAGGATCGAATGCGGATCCAAACACAAATACCGCGGGTCGACCAGGCAGGCATTGCTATTCCAATGCTGCGCCTACAAACTCCGATGGGCACGTTTTTCGATACGATTTTCACGAAGACGAACCATCTAGCCCACGTTCCGAATCATCAACAACGGCAACGTACTCAAACTTGCCTAGTCCTCTAACTAGAGACTCATCGAGCGTTGTACCATCCCTAATGCCTCCACCACCTCCAGTTGTTTACAGAGACTTGAAGCCAGGTAGAAGAACTAGTGATTCGACCTCAATTATTAGCAATGAACCATCACCTGGTCCTGTTCTATCAGTACCGGAATCAAGTTCAACCGAGCACTCACCAGCTGAGCCACCAAGTATTAACAGGAAACTCAAGCCATCTCTCACTAAACCACCTATCGATG GACCATTACAATTAGCATCGCCACCTGGTAAAGGCAGAATACGTGCGGCACCCAGTCCGACACCGCCAACTCACTCTCAGTCGATTCGACGTCAGTCGACGTCTGATGAGGATAACAATACGTGCGATGACAAAGAAGAG ATATATTACTTTCAAGATCAGAATACATTTATACCTGCCTCGCATCGTTCTTTCGAAGTTCTGCAATACTTGGACTTGGATCTGCAAGGAAGTTTTGTATCGTCCCCTTTGCCACCTGCCCAGTCACCCCCGAGTACAACAGTCTATAAGACTGTAGATTTTCTTAAAACTGAGGCCTTCAATCGAACCAGACAATTAGTAGAAGAAGAGAGAGCGCAATGTACAGCTGAACTTACGTAA